The genomic interval acacacacatacatacatacatacatacacacacatacatacatatatacatacacacacacatacatacacacacacatacatacacacatacatacatacatacacacatacacacacatacatacatacatacatacacacacatacatacatacatacatacacacacatacatacatacatacatacacacatacatacatacatacatacacacacatacatacatacatacatacacacatacatacatacacacctacacacatacacacacatacatacatacacacatacatacatacacacctacacacatacacacacatacatacatacatacatacacacacatacatacatacatacagtacctacatacatacacacatacatacatacacacacatacatacatatatgcatacacacacatacatacatacatacatacatacatacatacatacacacacacacatacatacatacatttattcAGGATAATGTGCTCCTCCGTCACATCTCTAATTACAGAAAATTAGTGACAAAGATATGCCTGACTATTCTAAGAAACACTTTCACGCTGTTTTAATAGTGCTCTTTTTTGGCTATTATATGTGCCTTTGTGTTGTGATTCACTGCTGACATGACCTTCCTGCAGTTCATTTCGGTTTCATTTTTGTTCTTATGTGTTTTGGCAGGTTGTTACTTAcgatcattgttttttttctcactgtcagccagcagggggtgctgtgtcCATTTTAAGCATTTATTGAAAATGTCAGACCCACTGCTAAATATCCAGGAATCAGCAAAAAGGGCACTTTTAAGACATCACATAGCTTTATGCCTTTATTCCCAGCATAAAAAGCAAGCTTCACATCCAGGAATGagaaaatatatgtatttttccCTGAGCAATTTCACAGACTTAGAGCATAAATCCCAACGGAAACATTAATGGGAGATAGTGATGCCACAAGGTTATAAACAGCCTATAAATACTCCTGAATATACACACAGTCAAACACAGGCCAGTAAAAGGCAGCAGTCACCACTCTGCTTGTCCACAAAACACTGTCCTTCAGCCTTCACAATCATATGATTTGTTGAATCGTTAAATGGATCCAGTTAATTAATCTGTGCTCGTCATTCAGCCAGGCGAGCAGCTCCCCGTGAAGATACTGAGCGGAGGGAACCCACCGGCAGATTCTGCCGAATCGCTGTTGCCACGGAAATCGAGTCCCTCTACGGGTCTGACACTCTTGGGGATTGCCTGGAGGAGTCAGGGTCGAGCAGCTGGATTCTTTCCCAGCTGTCGTGGGTTTCCATGACGTCTGAAGGGCCAGTGTCATGGGGCCAGTCCATGGTTCCATGGTGAAGACATCAGTCTGAACGATGCCGTCGTCTGCTGACGGAAATGTGAGTCCATCAGCCAACCTCAGGGCCTCGTGACAGCTTGCCTAGTACCGCATCCTGCTGCGAAaaacctgtgggggggggggtggttggttTGTTATGATCGTGTCACAAACACGCGCTGCGCAGctctggggttggggggggggcggcacccAGCCCACAGCACGTAACACATTTGAATGATATCATCAGCATCGCAGACATTGTCTCTGACATGTGGAGGTAAACAAGGCTACTAAACACATGAAACACAAAAGCATAAGGCTGCCACAGAGGATTTCCTACACAGACAGCGAGTCCCTCACCTGTTTTTGCGGGCCAGCGTGCATGTGAGAGTGGGGCTGGCCGAGTGTGTGGGTGGGGCCATGCATGTGGGCGGGGCCATGCATGTGGGCGGGGCCATGCATGTGGGCGGGGCCATGCATGTGGGCGGGGCCATGCACAGCATTCCAGTGAGGGCTGGGCTGGACGATGCCTATGCTCCTCTTGGGTTGTGGCTTATGCTGGGGGCGTAGCTGCTGGATGGGGCGTTTCTCTGGGAGGTGCTGGCGAGGAAGAGCTTTGAACTGGGAGAGCGGCAGCACTGGCGGGGGCGTGGGGGGCCGCTTGGCCGATGGTTGCGTCTTCTGGGCCGGAACAGGTTGCTTCGGCTGGTTTTGGGTCTGGAAGGGATCGCGGGACTTAGCAGTATGTACTGGCTGCGCGGCCTGTGTTTGGGTGACTGGGTTCTGCGGGGCTGCTTGGATCAGGGGCGTCGGAACCCATGTCATTTTGAAATCCTGTGGCTTTGGGTTGTTTGTCTGGGTGTTGACGCTAACTTGGGTCTGGCTATGACTCTGAGGTGCCGTTTGACTCTGAGGTCCTCGGGCAGCGGGGGTGGTGTCGTTTTGGGGGCCGTTTCCTAGCTGAGCTGCAATCGGCTCGGGGCTGGACTGggtgcagctggaggagctaCTCTGACTGGCCACGGAGCGATTTGGATAAGCGGGGGTCCTACGCAGCCAGTCCCAGGGCCGCTGGGTGTGACCGGGGAGCACAGCCTCAGACCAGTAGGTCTGTGTCCTGGCGTCCTGCTGTTCAGTCCGGCCATAGTTGACGACATGTGTGTGGCTCGTCTGGATGACAGCATCGCGGGTGTGGGCCTGGCTTTCCACATTACTAGTACTGATAAGAGGAGCATCAtgtgcccccccacctcgctGTACAGGAGGGGTCTGTGACAGGCCGCTTTCCACAGTGTGACCGTTAGCCTGCTGTGGTCTGTTAGCACCATTCGTGTTTAAGTGTATCTCGTCGCTGTTCTGCCGCGGGTTCGGCTGGACCGGATATGGGTAGGCGTTCAGGTTCAGGTGGACGGCTTGCGGCTGGCCGTCGCTCCTGATGTGCTCTGTGGGCTGGATCGTGTTCAAGGTGAGATGGATCAGGGGGGGCACTGAACCCGGGGGGGCCTGTCCGGTCTGCGTCCGGTTCCGGCTCTCTGGGGCGTACGACCCGCCGGGTGGCAGCCCACCCCCGTCCGGGCGCCCATGGTTTGAGACGGGGCCTGCAGGGTTTCCTTGGAGCCCACGTATATCAGGGTTGGttggctgggggggcggggatgtATGGGCGTACTGCTGACGGGCATCAGGAAGCATGTTGGGAGAGTGCAAGGGGGGATCTGAGTAACCGGCAGACGCCCTGTTCCGGAACGAGCTCTGTGGGGCAGGCTGAAGCGGACCGGTCTGGGTGAGAGAGATCATAAACCCCGAAGTGAGGTCAGACACACCAGACTGGAGAACACTGAGGAGATTAAGGAAAAGTCAGAGGGGAATAGACACACATCTCTGCCTCCCGGGGGCAGCCCTCGTTAGGCGTTAATTAACAAACTTTACTTcaaaacagctgcagaaaaaaatccgCAATTAGCAAAACTAAGATTTGCTGTGTAAATTATCAAAGATTTCCTGGTGAGGGCTGGAAGGAAAGGCAGACAGTCAGAGACCCCGAGGCTGAGTAGCGATAGAGAAGAAGAGAGTCATCTTACCACAGGTGCTGAGCTTGGGTTTGGCTTGTCtcctaaaataataaaatattaaaataataaaactccTTGAGTCTCCTAAAGTACAGTGTAAACATGGTGTAAACATGGTGTTAATACAATGTAAACAGGACGCGTGACATGGAGACGTGAAGTCGCAGATATACATGGCGGCACACGCACTGTGTCTGCAGCACAGCAGCAGGATGATGgcgatgatgatgaagatgatagCCAGAACACAGGCCACCACAATCCCAGCCACGGCACCGACACTGAGGCATGTTTCTGGATGGAGGCGGCAGACAAATGTGGTGGAGGATGAGTGGCGGAGGAGGGGAGAGCATAGGGAAGAGGAACCGGCATGATGTAACTCACTGACGATGGTGATGTCAATGCTCTGCTTCGCTGTCTGTGTTGTAACTGCGTTCCTGGCCATGCAGACGTATCGGCCGCTCTGATTGGTGGTGATAGCCTGGAGGGTGAGCACGCCGCCGTTGACCTGGTCTGCCGCCACGGATTGGCCGTTTTGTTGCCATGAGAACAAGGCGGGGGGCAGCGAGACGGAAGTGCAGGTGAGCTGCACCGTCTGCCCCACCACTGCCTGGCCCCCTCCTACGCAGTTAGCCTGCGAATTCTGCTGCAGGACTGGGGCGTCTGGACCATCTGCAGAGAATGGGAAGCAAAGTCAGACACTTTGCTGCCTATGTCTTCATGAGTCAATAAAAAAGACTGGTTGCAGAAGTTTGCTATGAATCACGGTAGACAGACTAGTTAGAGAAAGTGTATACAGAGCAGGCTTGCTGTGACTCACAGTAGACAGAGACTAGTTATAGAAAGTGTATACAGAGCAGGCTTGCCGTGACTCACAGTAGACAGTGAGGCTGGCTGTGGTAGTCATAGCACTGACAAGGTTGTAGACCGTACAGCTATAGACCCCTGCGTCACTTCTGTTGCCCGGGTTGATAACCAGAGAATTGTCCGTAACTGTAATCCGGTAGTCAGGAGAGATTGCGGCCCCCCCCTTCTCCCAGATCGTGCTCGTCTCCGTTCCCATCGTCCTAGTGCAGGTGAGGGAGATGTTGCCACCTTCGAGAGCAACAGGGGGGACGGACAGCTTCACCCCGGCAACTGCATCTGTCAGCCAGAGATTGAAGAAGATTTTCAAATGGTGACCTTTCAGATATTTCTATATGAGAAGTGAGCCAGTATGCCCCGGCTCTGTCGCCTCACCGAACACGTGTAGCAGGACGGAGCTTGAGCTTCTCGTCATGCCGACGATGCTGCCGGGATCCACGATGACGGTGTAGTTTCCGGTGTCCATCAGTAAGACGGGGCTGATCTGCAGCTGAGTGGCTGTGATGGTGACCCGACCCGCGTACTGGCTCACGTTGCTCAGCACTGcccgtccccccacccacaGTCCCAGCGTGATCCCGGTCGGTGACGCCCAGGTTATCGACAGGGCACTTGACACAGTGATCACCTCCAGCACAGCCGCAGCCCCGGTCCTCGCCGGCACCGGAGATGTTTGGAACTGGATCGGGACGGGATTCTGGCACAGGGCGGCTGGCCAGGCTGCTGCCGTGAGGAAAATCACAAGATCATTCCTTCATTTCACAAGCTTTGTGTGTCTATTGAACATTTCAGTCTGTTAACCTGCATATTGTAGCATATCAAGCAACAATGAAGCGATAATCATCAGGCATAAGAAGACCATagatacataaaaaaatatcaAGATACACTGATAAATAACCCTTATTGCCCTGGGGAGGGGTCAGTTTCACTATCTGAATCTGGCTGAAACTTTgctctctctatctatctctctGCTATTTGGTTTCTTGGAGTGACAGAAACCTCACCATCACTGACTCACCGACCGGctggcattttttgtttacagCAACATTCTTGACATGCTACAAGTTTAAACTCCCATGCAGTTGGGCTCCATGCACGCACCAGTAAGCTCTGGTCAAATACACGATCGAGAGCCTTTTACAGTCCTGTCCCCAGCTATCACGTTTCAAAAGCCCGCTAGTAACCCCtcatgtgattggctgctggtGGGAACTTGCTGATGACAGGATAGGTAGATGAGGCGATTTGCGGGTGACAACATTGGCTGCTGATTGGAAGAATTGTGACAAAGTGGATAGATTTCCATTCAATAAAAAAGCACATAACAGGAGGCACCCTACCTGCCAGAAGACAAAGGACAACAGGGGCGTGTTGCATTCCCTCAGGCTGGACAATGTGTCGGAAGGAAAACATATTAATTCAGGGCAATAGATCCAAAATTCAGAACACATGTTGTATGAGACAGTGAAGGCTGTACAGTTCCCTGAAGTTTGATTGTACAGATAAATACTAAGTGCCATTTAAAAGTCAACAGTGTATTCACATTTTATTGTCAGTAATTGAAGACGCACAAACAGCACAGAAAATAGACACCAGGCACAATCACTCACCAGGATCTTCATCCCCACTGTTCACATTTCCACCCCACATGCTAGTGGGATCACGTCCTCCTTCGAGACACCTTCTTGCTGTTTGTTCACTATGCCGGGAGACACTCAACCAGACAATCCAGTCTTCCCCCCGGGGCTGGGCGAAAGCCACGCCCCACCTTAACTCGTTTGACGTGAAGTATGCCATCGTTCTATTTGAGGAGTAACTATTTAGTTAGCTGTCTCAGAtctagaacataagaacataagaaatttacaaatgagaggaggccattcggcccatcaagctcttTGGAGAGaatttaactaatagctcagagtttttaaaatcttatctagctcggATTTATAGGAACCCAgagttttagcttgtgctacactagcaggaagactattccatactctaattacacgctgtgtaaagaagtgctttctcaaattcattttaaaatgttctcttgCTAATTTTCCACAAGTTCCAGTATTTAAAGTAATATTacagtagccatttggctgaacagcatccggacctgttagaatcttatatatctggatcatgtccccccttagatTCAGCtctgctaacctctcctcataagacattcctcaaAGACTAAGAATCATATTTGCAGCCCTACGtagcaccctttccaaggcagcaatgtcctttttaaggtaaggtgaccaaatctgcacacaatattctaggtagGGTCTTGTCCAGTTATGCAATTTatactgattggcctatagtttgctggaatACTTTTATCCCcatttttgaatatgggcattatattagcatgcttccaatctgaagttaccacaccagcagataaggatttctgcaatagtaaagttaaaggtatttgtactaaatggtggcAAGTTActcgtgttctctactgtgaacacctatataaaacaatcattaaactcatttactatatcaatttcattttcaaatataaggcccttactatcctgcaaattagtgatttcagcttttagagctcttttagagttaaaatataggaagaaacttttaatgtcatccttagcctccaatgctgTCGTGCAATAAGTGGGATGCAGAGCGGAGACAGAGCAGCGGCAGGCAGGAAGTCGGGAAACACAGGGTTTAATCAAAAGGGTAGATACACATAGGCAAACACGCACTGActttacaatgaccggactggggaaacaaacttaaaagtggacttaaatacattgaactaatgacagcaacaggaaacagctggtgaacatggggaatccacacgaggttaacaagggggcatggcacacggaaggtgCGGGCGATCGGGGCAGGAgaaatgcaatcttcctttcgacgTTCCTCTTAGcaagtctaatgttattttttaactgtaCACTTAGACActcctgttttattttgaaatcattagctattttccatttgtggaagagagcccttttcctcctgatgttattcttaatttccgtaataaaccaccttggctgcagtttcctagatttagt from Paramormyrops kingsleyae isolate MSU_618 chromosome 9, PKINGS_0.4, whole genome shotgun sequence carries:
- the si:dkeyp-97a10.3 gene encoding uncharacterized protein si:dkeyp-97a10.3 isoform X1: MKILPEGMQHAPVVLCLLAAAWPAALCQNPVPIQFQTSPVPARTGAAAVLEVITVSSALSITWASPTGITLGLWVGGRAVLSNVSQYAGRVTITATQLQISPVLLMDTGNYTVIVDPGSIVGMTRSSSSVLLHVFDAVAGVKLSVPPVALEGGNISLTCTRTMGTETSTIWEKGGAAISPDYRITVTDNSLVINPGNRSDAGVYSCTVYNLVSAMTTTASLTVYYGPDAPVLQQNSQANCVGGGQAVVGQTVQLTCTSVSLPPALFSWQQNGQSVAADQVNGGVLTLQAITTNQSGRYVCMARNAVTTQTAKQSIDITIVKTCLSVGAVAGIVVACVLAIIFIIIAIILLLCCRHRDKPNPSSAPVTGPLQPAPQSSFRNRASAGYSDPPLHSPNMLPDARQQYAHTSPPPQPTNPDIRGLQGNPAGPVSNHGRPDGGGLPPGGSYAPESRNRTQTGQAPPGSVPPLIHLTLNTIQPTEHIRSDGQPQAVHLNLNAYPYPVQPNPRQNSDEIHLNTNGANRPQQANGHTVESGLSQTPPVQRGGGAHDAPLISTSNVESQAHTRDAVIQTSHTHVVNYGRTEQQDARTQTYWSEAVLPGHTQRPWDWLRRTPAYPNRSVASQSSSSSCTQSSPEPIAAQLGNGPQNDTTPAARGPQSQTAPQSHSQTQVSVNTQTNNPKPQDFKMTWVPTPLIQAAPQNPVTQTQAAQPVHTAKSRDPFQTQNQPKQPVPAQKTQPSAKRPPTPPPVLPLSQFKALPRQHLPEKRPIQQLRPQHKPQPKRSIGIVQPSPHWNAVHGPAHMHGPAHMHGPAHMHGPAHMHGPTHTLGQPHSHMHAGPQKQVFRSRMRY
- the si:dkeyp-97a10.3 gene encoding uncharacterized protein si:dkeyp-97a10.3 isoform X2; translation: MKILPEGMQHAPVVLCLLAAWPAALCQNPVPIQFQTSPVPARTGAAAVLEVITVSSALSITWASPTGITLGLWVGGRAVLSNVSQYAGRVTITATQLQISPVLLMDTGNYTVIVDPGSIVGMTRSSSSVLLHVFDAVAGVKLSVPPVALEGGNISLTCTRTMGTETSTIWEKGGAAISPDYRITVTDNSLVINPGNRSDAGVYSCTVYNLVSAMTTTASLTVYYGPDAPVLQQNSQANCVGGGQAVVGQTVQLTCTSVSLPPALFSWQQNGQSVAADQVNGGVLTLQAITTNQSGRYVCMARNAVTTQTAKQSIDITIVKTCLSVGAVAGIVVACVLAIIFIIIAIILLLCCRHRDKPNPSSAPVTGPLQPAPQSSFRNRASAGYSDPPLHSPNMLPDARQQYAHTSPPPQPTNPDIRGLQGNPAGPVSNHGRPDGGGLPPGGSYAPESRNRTQTGQAPPGSVPPLIHLTLNTIQPTEHIRSDGQPQAVHLNLNAYPYPVQPNPRQNSDEIHLNTNGANRPQQANGHTVESGLSQTPPVQRGGGAHDAPLISTSNVESQAHTRDAVIQTSHTHVVNYGRTEQQDARTQTYWSEAVLPGHTQRPWDWLRRTPAYPNRSVASQSSSSSCTQSSPEPIAAQLGNGPQNDTTPAARGPQSQTAPQSHSQTQVSVNTQTNNPKPQDFKMTWVPTPLIQAAPQNPVTQTQAAQPVHTAKSRDPFQTQNQPKQPVPAQKTQPSAKRPPTPPPVLPLSQFKALPRQHLPEKRPIQQLRPQHKPQPKRSIGIVQPSPHWNAVHGPAHMHGPAHMHGPAHMHGPAHMHGPTHTLGQPHSHMHAGPQKQVFRSRMRY
- the si:dkeyp-97a10.3 gene encoding uncharacterized protein si:dkeyp-97a10.3 isoform X3 encodes the protein MKILPEGMQHAPVVLCLLAAAWPAALCQNPVPIQFQTSPVPARTGAAAVLEVITVSSALSITWASPTGITLGLWVGGRAVLSNVSQYAGRVTITATQLQISPVLLMDTGNYTVIVDPGSIVGMTRSSSSVLLHVFDAVAGVKLSVPPVALEGGNISLTCTRTMGTETSTIWEKGGAAISPDYRITVTDNSLVINPGNRSDAGVYSCTVYNLVSAMTTTASLTVYYGPDAPVLQQNSQANCVGGGQAVVGQTVQLTCTSVSLPPALFSWQQNGQSVAADQVNGGVLTLQAITTNQSGRYVCMARNAVTTQTAKQSIDITIVKTCLSVGAVAGIVVACVLAIIFIIIAIILLLCCRHRDKPNPSSAPVTQNQPKQPVPAQKTQPSAKRPPTPPPVLPLSQFKALPRQHLPEKRPIQQLRPQHKPQPKRSIGIVQPSPHWNAVHGPAHMHGPAHMHGPAHMHGPAHMHGPTHTLGQPHSHMHAGPQKQVFRSRMRY